Below is a genomic region from Clostridiales bacterium.
CGGTTAAAAGAATATAAATAAAAAACATGTTCGAGGCTGTTTTACCAATATTTTTGAAGGGTGGTTTAGCATATGGAAGTAACTATTAAAGATGTACAGTATGTAGCTGAACTTGCAAGGCTCAAGTTCAGCGAAGATAAGCTTTTGAAATTCACGAAGGATTTAAATGACATTGTAGGTTATGTCGACAAGCTAAACGAATTGAATACGGATGACATACCTGTTTCGGTAAACCCTGTTTTTATCCAGAATGTTTTCAGGGAAGATAAGAAAGGCGAGAGCTTAAATAGCGAAGAGGTGCTTAAAAATGCGCCCGACAAGCAGGATGGCTACTTTAAAGTGCCTAAGATAATTGAAGGGTAGGGATGGTCTATGTATACTATTCATGAGCTTCACGAAAAACTTAAAAATAAAGATTTATCGGCTAAAGAAATAGCAAGCATGTATATAAAAAGGATAGAAGAGCAGGATGGCATAATTGGTGCATACCTGGAAAAGAATTTTGAAAATGCATTAAATGATGCCCAGAAAGTGGATGAAAGGATATCGAAAGGCGAGGAAATAAAAGACGTCGAAGGCATACCCGCCGCTATAAAGGACAATATTTGCACGAACAGGGTAAAGACGACATGCGCTTCAAAGATGCTTGAAAATTTCATTCCTCCGTATGACGCAACAGTTATAGGAGATTTGAAAAAAGACGGAGCCTTGTTGCTCGGGAAAACAAATATGGATGAATTCGCGATGGGATCATCTACTGAAAATTCCGCATTTAAGCTTGTAAGGAATCCGTGGGATACAGAGTGCGTCCCCGGAGGTTCCAGCGGAGGGTCGGCCGCAGCGGTAGCATCAGGAGAGGCGGCATTTGCACTAGGTTCTGATACCGGCGGTTCCATAAGGCAGCCTGCATCGTTTTGCGGGCTGGTAGGCATAAAGCCTACTTACGGGCTTGTGTCGAGATACGGGCTTGTAGCTTTTGCTTCATCACTTGACCAGATAGGTGCTTTTACAAAGGATGTTGAAGATATGGCCGTAGTTTTAAACTCTATAGCGGGCTATGACGAGAAGGATTCGACATCATATAAAATGGATAAGAAGGATTATAGAAAAGCGCTAGGCGGAGATGTCAAGGGCATGAAGATTGGCATACCGGCGGAGTATTTCAAGGAAGGCATAAGCAGTGACGTGAAGAGCAGCGTGCTCGATGCCGCAAAAGTATTTGAATCCTTGGGAGCAGAAGTCGTCGATATTTCCCTGCCGTATACGGAATATGCGCTGGCGGTTTATTATATCCTGGCAAGCGCCGAGGCCAGCTCAAACCTTGCCAGGTTTGACGGAATAAGGTATGGATACAGATCAAAGAAGTTTGAAGACTCCATAGATATATACATAAATTCGAGGACGGAAGGCTTCGGCGATGAAGTAAAAAGAAGGATAATGCTTGGAACATATGTCTTATCGGCGGGATATTATGATGCGTATTATAATAAGGCATTGAAGGTAAGGACACTTGTAAAGCAGGATTTTGAAAATGCATTTAAAAAATGCGATATCCTTATTTCTCCAACTTCGCCTACCGTCGCATTCAAGATAGGAGAGAAAATAAATGATCCCCTTTCGATGTATATGTCGGATGTGTGCACAGTGCCCATAAATATAGCAGGAATATGCGCATTATCTTTGCCCTGCGGGATGAGCTCGAACCTTCCGGTCGGAATGCAGCTCATAGGAAATTATTTTGAAGAGGAAAAATTATTGAAGGCTGGTTATGCATACCAGATGAATACCGATTGGCATAAAATGAATCCTGAGCTAAGAGGTGGAAAGTAAAATGAATTACGAAACTATAATAGGACTGGAAGTTCATGCGGAACTATCCACAAAGACAAAGATATACTGTGGATGTACTTCAGAATTCGGAGGGCAGCCGAATACCCATTGCTGTCCCGTATGCTTGGGACTGCCCGGAAGCCTTCCTAAAATCAATAAAAAAGCAGTCGAATATGCAGTTAAGGCCGGGCTTGCGCTTAACTGCAGCATAACGAGGGCGTCGCGCATGGCTCGTAAAAATTATTTTTACCCTGACTGTCCTAAGGATTATCAGATAACCCAGCAGGATTTTCCACTGTGTGCCAATGGATTTATAGAGATAGAAACCAAAAACGGCCCGAAGAAAATTGGAATAGAGAGGATACATATTGAAGAAGATGCAGGAAAGCTTTTACATGTAAGGGACGGGTCCCTTGTCGATTATAACAGGGCAGGTGTTCCTCTTATCGAAGTAGTCTCGAAACCCGATATGAGATCACCGGAAGAAGCCAGACTGTATCTTGAGAAACTCAAAAGCATCCTCTGGTATATAGGTGTTTCCGACTGCAAGATGGAAGAGGGTTCTTTAAGATGCGATGCCAATATATCCATAAGGCCTGAAGGTGAAGATAAATTCGGAACCAAAACAGAAATAAAAAACATGAAT
It encodes:
- the gatC gene encoding Asp-tRNA(Asn)/Glu-tRNA(Gln) amidotransferase subunit GatC, whose product is MEVTIKDVQYVAELARLKFSEDKLLKFTKDLNDIVGYVDKLNELNTDDIPVSVNPVFIQNVFREDKKGESLNSEEVLKNAPDKQDGYFKVPKIIEG
- the gatA gene encoding Asp-tRNA(Asn)/Glu-tRNA(Gln) amidotransferase subunit GatA → MYTIHELHEKLKNKDLSAKEIASMYIKRIEEQDGIIGAYLEKNFENALNDAQKVDERISKGEEIKDVEGIPAAIKDNICTNRVKTTCASKMLENFIPPYDATVIGDLKKDGALLLGKTNMDEFAMGSSTENSAFKLVRNPWDTECVPGGSSGGSAAAVASGEAAFALGSDTGGSIRQPASFCGLVGIKPTYGLVSRYGLVAFASSLDQIGAFTKDVEDMAVVLNSIAGYDEKDSTSYKMDKKDYRKALGGDVKGMKIGIPAEYFKEGISSDVKSSVLDAAKVFESLGAEVVDISLPYTEYALAVYYILASAEASSNLARFDGIRYGYRSKKFEDSIDIYINSRTEGFGDEVKRRIMLGTYVLSAGYYDAYYNKALKVRTLVKQDFENAFKKCDILISPTSPTVAFKIGEKINDPLSMYMSDVCTVPINIAGICALSLPCGMSSNLPVGMQLIGNYFEEEKLLKAGYAYQMNTDWHKMNPELRGGK